From Draconibacterium halophilum, one genomic window encodes:
- a CDS encoding helix-turn-helix domain-containing protein produces MNSISDKIVQGRKAKRINQKDFAQLIGVSQPSLIKFERGETDLIPLGVARKISSELDIPFNELFEIESKHLQLKNFTEQIDDLETKLQKLNKESKKNEELATLRKEKYKDLYLEKIEREFTEYMELLFEIYESIETFDSREQKIKFEKQLQSEKEYLSDTISTLFREEIFSEFEILEILYQNDPKLALIIGDKEGDPKELANYWSEYMDISPSKVEQFLVWYNKKWDKKLKWSRARLLATERLRNKDSFEK; encoded by the coding sequence ATGAATTCAATTTCAGATAAGATCGTCCAGGGACGAAAGGCGAAAAGAATTAATCAAAAAGATTTTGCTCAGCTAATAGGTGTTTCGCAGCCTTCGTTAATAAAGTTTGAAAGAGGTGAAACGGATTTAATTCCGCTGGGAGTAGCTCGCAAGATATCAAGTGAGTTGGATATTCCTTTTAATGAATTATTTGAAATTGAGTCTAAACATCTGCAGCTTAAAAATTTTACCGAACAAATTGATGACTTGGAAACTAAGTTGCAAAAGCTAAATAAAGAGTCAAAGAAGAACGAAGAGCTCGCAACTTTGCGTAAGGAGAAATACAAAGATCTCTATCTTGAGAAAATCGAACGTGAGTTTACTGAATATATGGAATTGTTGTTTGAGATATATGAATCAATAGAAACATTTGACTCCAGAGAACAGAAAATCAAATTTGAAAAACAGCTACAATCTGAAAAGGAATATTTAAGTGATACGATTTCTACTTTGTTCAGAGAAGAAATTTTTTCAGAATTTGAGATACTTGAAATACTTTATCAAAATGATCCCAAATTGGCTCTTATTATCGGTGATAAAGAAGGTGATCCAAAAGAATTAGCTAACTATTGGAGTGAATATATGGATATATCTCCTTCGAAAGTTGAGCAGTTTCTTGTTTGGTATAATAAAAAATGGGATAAAAAACTAAAGTGGAGCAGAGCGAGGTTATTGGCCACTGAAAGGCTAAGGAATAAAGATAGCTTTGAAAAATAA
- a CDS encoding toprim domain-containing protein yields the protein MNISEAKQIPIETYLNRIGVNPERRDKHKQWLWYCSPIRGEKVPSFKVDQRLNLWYDHGAGTGGSILDLVIAINDTDITGAVNILSGENIPRRIDPSSFHRSGFRAESNLKINNVRMLQNLALIGYLKSRGIMYRHCEKYVKEAYYSVNGKNYFAVAFPNDKGGFELRNKLWKGSSSPKAITTIKGNQTINLWEGFMDFLSGMAYYNVREAATTNIILNSVANLKHVISTLDEYKAINTFFDNDEAGRNANNEILKRYPENTTDYSQIIFKNYKDFNEYLIAKK from the coding sequence ATGAATATCTCAGAAGCGAAACAAATACCCATTGAAACCTACCTTAACCGAATAGGTGTAAATCCTGAACGCCGGGACAAGCATAAGCAATGGTTGTGGTATTGCTCACCTATTCGCGGCGAAAAGGTTCCAAGTTTTAAAGTTGATCAGCGCCTTAACCTTTGGTACGATCACGGAGCCGGAACCGGTGGCTCAATACTGGATCTTGTTATCGCAATTAATGACACGGATATAACCGGGGCAGTTAATATTCTATCTGGAGAAAACATCCCCAGGCGAATCGATCCTTCTTCTTTTCATCGTTCCGGATTTCGCGCTGAGTCAAATTTGAAAATCAACAATGTACGAATGTTGCAAAACCTGGCGTTGATTGGTTATCTTAAAAGCCGCGGCATAATGTACAGGCATTGCGAAAAGTATGTAAAAGAAGCCTATTACTCTGTTAATGGCAAAAATTATTTTGCCGTGGCATTTCCAAATGATAAAGGAGGTTTTGAACTTCGCAACAAATTATGGAAAGGATCCTCAAGCCCTAAGGCAATTACAACGATTAAAGGAAACCAAACAATAAATCTTTGGGAAGGTTTTATGGATTTCCTTTCAGGTATGGCATATTACAATGTCCGGGAGGCTGCAACAACGAATATAATTTTAAACAGCGTCGCCAATCTAAAACATGTAATTTCTACACTCGACGAATACAAAGCAATAAATACATTTTTTGACAACGACGAAGCCGGTAGAAATGCGAATAATGAAATCCTGAAAAGATATCCTGAAAATACGACTGACTACTCTCAAATCATTTTCAAAAACTATAAAGATTTTAATGAATATCTAATTGCAAAAAAATAA
- a CDS encoding helix-turn-helix domain-containing protein has protein sequence MSKENERVMILSTPEQIAEGLELFMKKREAKNVRADFKNDRITTTQALKLAGVSQPTFTKWVKAGLIKRHGSGNKHFYFKSELIDSLRKMANEKGNEID, from the coding sequence ATGAGCAAAGAAAATGAACGAGTAATGATTCTGAGCACTCCTGAGCAAATTGCTGAAGGGTTGGAATTATTCATGAAAAAGAGGGAGGCAAAGAACGTTCGGGCTGATTTTAAAAATGATCGGATTACCACTACACAAGCCTTAAAATTAGCTGGTGTTTCTCAACCAACATTCACTAAATGGGTTAAGGCTGGTCTCATTAAAAGGCACGGATCAGGCAACAAACATTTTTATTTCAAATCAGAATTGATTGATAGTTTAAGGAAAATGGCCAATGAAAAAGGGAATGAAATCGATTAA
- the rhuM gene encoding virulence RhuM family protein — protein MNKIDNQSDFLFYQSGDGIIKIQVIVDQDNDTIWVTQRAMAEIFDIDVSGITKHIKNIFESQELDEDSNVQKLHIANSAKPVHYYNLNVIISVGYRVNSYKATQFRIWATDVLKEYLTKGFALDDDRLKQGKSLFGKDYFDELLERIREIRASERRFYQKITDIYAQCSIDYDAKAPISRKFFATVQNKLEYAITHHTAPEIIKLRANAGRPNMGLTSWKNDKKGGKILKSDVTVAKNYLSHEEISELNHIVNMYLDYAELQAKRNNTMKMSDWVVKLDTFLTFNEYDLLKDSGKIRKAVADQFAEREYKKFRVIQDREYVSDFDKAVEQIKTTGKLPSPPKMPSIKEALGKTNLSGFNEDLKAALDYDPKDDE, from the coding sequence ATGAATAAAATTGACAACCAATCAGATTTTCTGTTTTATCAGTCAGGTGATGGAATTATAAAAATACAAGTTATAGTTGATCAGGATAATGATACTATCTGGGTGACGCAGAGGGCTATGGCTGAAATTTTTGATATTGATGTGAGTGGAATAACTAAGCACATTAAAAATATTTTCGAAAGTCAAGAATTAGATGAAGATAGCAATGTGCAAAAATTGCACATTGCTAATTCTGCTAAGCCAGTTCACTATTACAATTTAAACGTAATAATATCGGTTGGCTATAGAGTGAATTCTTATAAAGCTACTCAATTTAGGATCTGGGCAACAGATGTTTTAAAAGAATACCTGACAAAAGGTTTTGCCTTAGATGATGATAGGTTAAAGCAGGGAAAGAGCTTGTTTGGGAAGGATTACTTTGATGAATTATTGGAGCGTATCAGGGAAATACGCGCTTCAGAGAGAAGGTTTTATCAGAAGATTACCGATATATACGCTCAGTGTAGTATTGATTATGATGCCAAAGCACCTATATCCCGGAAGTTTTTTGCGACCGTGCAAAATAAATTGGAATATGCTATTACTCATCATACGGCACCGGAGATTATTAAATTACGGGCAAATGCAGGTAGGCCTAACATGGGCCTAACAAGCTGGAAAAATGATAAGAAGGGTGGGAAAATCCTGAAATCTGATGTTACAGTTGCAAAGAATTATCTTAGTCATGAGGAGATTAGTGAACTGAATCATATTGTAAACATGTACCTTGATTATGCTGAGTTGCAGGCCAAAAGGAATAATACAATGAAAATGTCGGACTGGGTCGTAAAGCTGGATACATTTCTCACCTTCAATGAATACGACCTTTTAAAAGATTCGGGTAAAATAAGGAAAGCGGTTGCCGATCAGTTCGCAGAAAGGGAGTATAAAAAATTTAGGGTGATTCAGGATAGGGAGTATGTTTCTGATTTCGATAAAGCTGTGGAGCAGATAAAAACAACAGGAAAATTGCCATCACCTCCAAAAATGCCAAGTATAAAAGAAGCTTTAGGAAAAACTAATTTGTCAGGATTTAATGAGGATCTTAAGGCTGCTCTTGATTATGATCCGAAGGATGATGAATAA
- a CDS encoding AAA family ATPase, with amino-acid sequence MIRTANQRIEAGLKLPDINSLMGDIWQSGELIFFFGGTGTGKSILAVQVGDGLSKGEKVLDILDNECGPQTVLFLDFELSDKQFQVRYTNKKNNSTYNFSDRFLIVNIPFGEIYEPGKKLTEKIFRIIDGFLRESNATVLIVDNITALSGEDSKDGNVAMELMSYLDRIKREKGLSIMILGHTPKKFDYTPLTNSDLAGSSKLIQFADSAFAIGKSRIDTDFRYLIQTKFSRTKREAYSKDNVITIRKVFDNNCLRFQQEGTGKESEHISDDGDDTKLQAIALRNQGLTVRAVAEKIGVSIGTVSNWTKNTRGLEPFRH; translated from the coding sequence ATGATAAGAACGGCTAACCAAAGAATAGAAGCCGGCCTTAAATTGCCGGATATAAATTCTCTTATGGGAGATATTTGGCAAAGTGGGGAATTGATTTTCTTTTTCGGAGGAACAGGAACAGGCAAAAGTATACTAGCAGTACAAGTGGGAGACGGATTAAGTAAAGGGGAAAAAGTGTTGGACATACTTGATAATGAATGCGGTCCTCAAACGGTACTATTTCTTGATTTCGAATTATCAGACAAACAGTTCCAGGTTCGATACACCAATAAAAAAAACAATTCTACATATAATTTCTCTGACCGATTTTTAATTGTCAATATTCCATTTGGGGAAATATACGAACCAGGTAAAAAATTGACTGAGAAAATTTTCCGGATTATAGATGGATTTCTTAGAGAATCAAATGCAACAGTTCTGATCGTTGATAACATAACTGCACTCAGCGGAGAAGATAGCAAAGACGGAAATGTAGCGATGGAGCTAATGTCATATTTAGATCGAATTAAGCGTGAAAAAGGATTAAGTATTATGATCCTTGGACACACACCCAAAAAATTCGACTATACCCCACTAACTAATTCAGACTTGGCAGGTAGCTCAAAACTAATTCAGTTTGCGGATTCCGCTTTCGCTATAGGGAAAAGCAGAATTGATACAGACTTTCGATATCTTATCCAAACCAAATTTTCACGAACAAAAAGAGAAGCATACAGCAAAGACAATGTGATCACCATAAGGAAAGTATTTGATAACAACTGTTTGAGATTTCAGCAAGAAGGTACCGGCAAAGAAAGTGAACACATTTCTGATGATGGAGACGACACGAAACTTCAGGCCATTGCTTTAAGAAATCAAGGATTAACAGTTCGGGCTGTTGCTGAGAAAATAGGTGTTTCAATTGGAACGGTATCTAACTGGACAAAGAACACCAGGGGACTTGAACCATTCAGACATTGA
- a CDS encoding helix-turn-helix transcriptional regulator has translation MGKIKNVVQKKESRCFFFHPQKQFYNAVGINQKRWGQIYRGEIDPTISEAKAIAEYFEVDVTELI, from the coding sequence ATGGGAAAAATCAAAAATGTTGTTCAAAAGAAAGAAAGCAGATGTTTTTTCTTTCATCCACAAAAACAGTTTTACAATGCAGTAGGCATTAATCAAAAACGCTGGGGCCAGATCTACCGGGGCGAAATTGATCCCACTATCTCAGAGGCAAAAGCCATTGCCGAATATTTTGAAGTTGATGTTACTGAACTCATTTAA